The Etheostoma cragini isolate CJK2018 chromosome 15, CSU_Ecrag_1.0, whole genome shotgun sequence genome window below encodes:
- the samd1a gene encoding sterile alpha motif domain containing 1a isoform X1, which translates to MSESKYREWILDTIDSLRSRKARPDLERICRMVRRRHGSEPDRTCAELEKLIQEQTVLKVNYKGSISYRNAAKVQRRSRKKDDVTLTTAARRSAVEEASHSDLSNGDSAFGPVDQDEEDLEADTSLAMDTDSNADEEGADESRDGQERPSPGRAHKDASVHCASVRAVSAPCSPSGSRPGPGPASGLDSASFQKAGERPSSLPPSSPRALTHNDWSYHSAVCPAERQHPGMQRDKAVAAAMKPAIHSATTSPVALKTNVKKEDEGKAVDSGLSPDQLVPDSAAGLDETRNVSDGRPQALSLPSDICTLKNKIDLPSVTAAEDCLLNGGKGDEVFVKKETMSQNLMQWTVADVASYFSAAGFPDQAVAFRTQEIDGKSLLLMQRSDVLTGLSIRLGPALKIYERHVKVLQRTHFLEYEDL; encoded by the exons ATGTCTGAATCTAAGTACCGCGAGTGGATCCTGGACACTATCGACTCGCTGCGGTCGCGAAAAGCCCGGCCGGACTTGGAGAGGATTTGCCGAATGGTCCGGAGACGACACGGGTCCGAGCCCGACCGAACCTGCGCAGAACTGGAGAAACTGATTCAAGAACAAACCGTGCTGAAAGTTAACTACAAGGGTTCTATTTCATACCGAAACGCCGCCAAGGTTCAGCggagaagcagaaaaaaagacgaTGTAACGTTAACGACGGCTGCGAGAAGGAGCGCGGTGGAAGAAGCTAGTCATTCTGACTTGAGCAACGGGGACAGCGCTTTCGGTCCTGTGGACCAGGACGAGGAGGATTTGGAG GCTGACACATCTCTGGCAATGGACACAGACAGTAATGCAGATGAGGAGGGGGCTGATGAGAGCCGGGATGGGCAGGAAAGACCCTCTCCTGGCCGCGCACATAAAGATGCCTCCGTGCACTGTGCCTCTGTGCGAGCCGTCTCTGCCCCCTGCTCCCCATCTGGCTCTCGCCCTGGCCCCGGCCCTGCCTCCGGTCTGGACTCGGCCTCTTTCCAGAAGGCTGGTGAGAGACCCAGCTCCTTGCCCCCCTCCAGCCCCAGGGCCCTCACACACAATGACTGGTCCTATCATTCTGCTGTCTGCCCAGCAGAGCGCCAGCACCCAGGAATGCAGAGAGACAAAG CAG TAGCAGCAGCCATGAAGCCAGCAATCCACTCTGCAACTACCAGCCCCGTCGCTTTAAAGACCAACGTGAAGAAAGAAGATGAAGGCAAGGCGGTGGACAGTGGCCTTTCGCCTGACCAGTTAGTACCGGACTCTGCAGCAGGGCTG GATGAGACCAGAAATGTATCTGACGGAAGACCACAGGCACTTTCTTTGCCATCTGACATCT GTACATTAAAGAACAAGATAGATCTACCCTCTGTCACAGCAGCCGAAGACTGTCTTCTGAATGGTGGTAAAGGGGATGAAGT CTTTGTGAAGAAGGAGACGATGAGCCAGAACTTAATGCAGTGGACTGTGGCAGATGTGGCCAGTTACTTCTCAGCTGCAGGCTTTCCAGATCAGGCTGTGGCGTTTCGAACACAG GAGATTGACGGGAAGTCCCTTCTCctaatgcagcgcagtgacgtgTTGACTGGTCTGTCTATCAGGCTCGGCCCTGCACTCAAAATCTACGAGCGCCATGTAAAGGTGCTGCAGAGGACCCACTTCTTGGAATACGAAGACCTCTGA
- the samd1a gene encoding sterile alpha motif domain containing 1a isoform X2 — MSESKYREWILDTIDSLRSRKARPDLERICRMVRRRHGSEPDRTCAELEKLIQEQTVLKVNYKGSISYRNAAKVQRRSRKKDDVTLTTAARRSAVEEASHSDLSNGDSAFGPVDQDEEDLEADTSLAMDTDSNADEEGADESRDGQERPSPGRAHKDASVHCASVRAVSAPCSPSGSRPGPGPASGLDSASFQKAGERPSSLPPSSPRALTHNDWSYHSAVCPAERQHPGMQRDKVAAAMKPAIHSATTSPVALKTNVKKEDEGKAVDSGLSPDQLVPDSAAGLDETRNVSDGRPQALSLPSDICTLKNKIDLPSVTAAEDCLLNGGKGDEVFVKKETMSQNLMQWTVADVASYFSAAGFPDQAVAFRTQEIDGKSLLLMQRSDVLTGLSIRLGPALKIYERHVKVLQRTHFLEYEDL; from the exons ATGTCTGAATCTAAGTACCGCGAGTGGATCCTGGACACTATCGACTCGCTGCGGTCGCGAAAAGCCCGGCCGGACTTGGAGAGGATTTGCCGAATGGTCCGGAGACGACACGGGTCCGAGCCCGACCGAACCTGCGCAGAACTGGAGAAACTGATTCAAGAACAAACCGTGCTGAAAGTTAACTACAAGGGTTCTATTTCATACCGAAACGCCGCCAAGGTTCAGCggagaagcagaaaaaaagacgaTGTAACGTTAACGACGGCTGCGAGAAGGAGCGCGGTGGAAGAAGCTAGTCATTCTGACTTGAGCAACGGGGACAGCGCTTTCGGTCCTGTGGACCAGGACGAGGAGGATTTGGAG GCTGACACATCTCTGGCAATGGACACAGACAGTAATGCAGATGAGGAGGGGGCTGATGAGAGCCGGGATGGGCAGGAAAGACCCTCTCCTGGCCGCGCACATAAAGATGCCTCCGTGCACTGTGCCTCTGTGCGAGCCGTCTCTGCCCCCTGCTCCCCATCTGGCTCTCGCCCTGGCCCCGGCCCTGCCTCCGGTCTGGACTCGGCCTCTTTCCAGAAGGCTGGTGAGAGACCCAGCTCCTTGCCCCCCTCCAGCCCCAGGGCCCTCACACACAATGACTGGTCCTATCATTCTGCTGTCTGCCCAGCAGAGCGCCAGCACCCAGGAATGCAGAGAGACAAAG TAGCAGCAGCCATGAAGCCAGCAATCCACTCTGCAACTACCAGCCCCGTCGCTTTAAAGACCAACGTGAAGAAAGAAGATGAAGGCAAGGCGGTGGACAGTGGCCTTTCGCCTGACCAGTTAGTACCGGACTCTGCAGCAGGGCTG GATGAGACCAGAAATGTATCTGACGGAAGACCACAGGCACTTTCTTTGCCATCTGACATCT GTACATTAAAGAACAAGATAGATCTACCCTCTGTCACAGCAGCCGAAGACTGTCTTCTGAATGGTGGTAAAGGGGATGAAGT CTTTGTGAAGAAGGAGACGATGAGCCAGAACTTAATGCAGTGGACTGTGGCAGATGTGGCCAGTTACTTCTCAGCTGCAGGCTTTCCAGATCAGGCTGTGGCGTTTCGAACACAG GAGATTGACGGGAAGTCCCTTCTCctaatgcagcgcagtgacgtgTTGACTGGTCTGTCTATCAGGCTCGGCCCTGCACTCAAAATCTACGAGCGCCATGTAAAGGTGCTGCAGAGGACCCACTTCTTGGAATACGAAGACCTCTGA
- the samd1a gene encoding sterile alpha motif domain containing 1a isoform X3: MSESKYREWILDTIDSLRSRKARPDLERICRMVRRRHGSEPDRTCAELEKLIQEQTVLKVNYKGSISYRNAAKVQRRSRKKDDVTLTTAARRSAVEEASHSDLSNGDSAFGPVDQDEEDLEADTSLAMDTDSNADEEGADESRDGQERPSPGRAHKDASVHCASVRAVSAPCSPSGSRPGPGPASGLDSASFQKAGERPSSLPPSSPRALTHNDWSYHSAVCPAERQHPGMQRDKAAAMKPAIHSATTSPVALKTNVKKEDEGKAVDSGLSPDQLVPDSAAGLDETRNVSDGRPQALSLPSDICTLKNKIDLPSVTAAEDCLLNGGKGDEVFVKKETMSQNLMQWTVADVASYFSAAGFPDQAVAFRTQEIDGKSLLLMQRSDVLTGLSIRLGPALKIYERHVKVLQRTHFLEYEDL; the protein is encoded by the exons ATGTCTGAATCTAAGTACCGCGAGTGGATCCTGGACACTATCGACTCGCTGCGGTCGCGAAAAGCCCGGCCGGACTTGGAGAGGATTTGCCGAATGGTCCGGAGACGACACGGGTCCGAGCCCGACCGAACCTGCGCAGAACTGGAGAAACTGATTCAAGAACAAACCGTGCTGAAAGTTAACTACAAGGGTTCTATTTCATACCGAAACGCCGCCAAGGTTCAGCggagaagcagaaaaaaagacgaTGTAACGTTAACGACGGCTGCGAGAAGGAGCGCGGTGGAAGAAGCTAGTCATTCTGACTTGAGCAACGGGGACAGCGCTTTCGGTCCTGTGGACCAGGACGAGGAGGATTTGGAG GCTGACACATCTCTGGCAATGGACACAGACAGTAATGCAGATGAGGAGGGGGCTGATGAGAGCCGGGATGGGCAGGAAAGACCCTCTCCTGGCCGCGCACATAAAGATGCCTCCGTGCACTGTGCCTCTGTGCGAGCCGTCTCTGCCCCCTGCTCCCCATCTGGCTCTCGCCCTGGCCCCGGCCCTGCCTCCGGTCTGGACTCGGCCTCTTTCCAGAAGGCTGGTGAGAGACCCAGCTCCTTGCCCCCCTCCAGCCCCAGGGCCCTCACACACAATGACTGGTCCTATCATTCTGCTGTCTGCCCAGCAGAGCGCCAGCACCCAGGAATGCAGAGAGACAAAG CAGCAGCCATGAAGCCAGCAATCCACTCTGCAACTACCAGCCCCGTCGCTTTAAAGACCAACGTGAAGAAAGAAGATGAAGGCAAGGCGGTGGACAGTGGCCTTTCGCCTGACCAGTTAGTACCGGACTCTGCAGCAGGGCTG GATGAGACCAGAAATGTATCTGACGGAAGACCACAGGCACTTTCTTTGCCATCTGACATCT GTACATTAAAGAACAAGATAGATCTACCCTCTGTCACAGCAGCCGAAGACTGTCTTCTGAATGGTGGTAAAGGGGATGAAGT CTTTGTGAAGAAGGAGACGATGAGCCAGAACTTAATGCAGTGGACTGTGGCAGATGTGGCCAGTTACTTCTCAGCTGCAGGCTTTCCAGATCAGGCTGTGGCGTTTCGAACACAG GAGATTGACGGGAAGTCCCTTCTCctaatgcagcgcagtgacgtgTTGACTGGTCTGTCTATCAGGCTCGGCCCTGCACTCAAAATCTACGAGCGCCATGTAAAGGTGCTGCAGAGGACCCACTTCTTGGAATACGAAGACCTCTGA
- the samd1a gene encoding sterile alpha motif domain containing 1a isoform X4, translated as MSESKYREWILDTIDSLRSRKARPDLERICRMVRRRHGSEPDRTCAELEKLIQEQTVLKVNYKGSISYRNAAKVQRRSRKKDDVTLTTAARRSAVEEASHSDLSNGDSAFGPVDQDEEDLEADTSLAMDTDSNADEEGADESRDGQERPSPGRAHKDASVHCASVRAVSAPCSPSGSRPGPGPASGLDSASFQKAGERPSSLPPSSPRALTHNDWSYHSAVCPAERQHPGMQRDKAAMKPAIHSATTSPVALKTNVKKEDEGKAVDSGLSPDQLVPDSAAGLDETRNVSDGRPQALSLPSDICTLKNKIDLPSVTAAEDCLLNGGKGDEVFVKKETMSQNLMQWTVADVASYFSAAGFPDQAVAFRTQEIDGKSLLLMQRSDVLTGLSIRLGPALKIYERHVKVLQRTHFLEYEDL; from the exons ATGTCTGAATCTAAGTACCGCGAGTGGATCCTGGACACTATCGACTCGCTGCGGTCGCGAAAAGCCCGGCCGGACTTGGAGAGGATTTGCCGAATGGTCCGGAGACGACACGGGTCCGAGCCCGACCGAACCTGCGCAGAACTGGAGAAACTGATTCAAGAACAAACCGTGCTGAAAGTTAACTACAAGGGTTCTATTTCATACCGAAACGCCGCCAAGGTTCAGCggagaagcagaaaaaaagacgaTGTAACGTTAACGACGGCTGCGAGAAGGAGCGCGGTGGAAGAAGCTAGTCATTCTGACTTGAGCAACGGGGACAGCGCTTTCGGTCCTGTGGACCAGGACGAGGAGGATTTGGAG GCTGACACATCTCTGGCAATGGACACAGACAGTAATGCAGATGAGGAGGGGGCTGATGAGAGCCGGGATGGGCAGGAAAGACCCTCTCCTGGCCGCGCACATAAAGATGCCTCCGTGCACTGTGCCTCTGTGCGAGCCGTCTCTGCCCCCTGCTCCCCATCTGGCTCTCGCCCTGGCCCCGGCCCTGCCTCCGGTCTGGACTCGGCCTCTTTCCAGAAGGCTGGTGAGAGACCCAGCTCCTTGCCCCCCTCCAGCCCCAGGGCCCTCACACACAATGACTGGTCCTATCATTCTGCTGTCTGCCCAGCAGAGCGCCAGCACCCAGGAATGCAGAGAGACAAAG CAGCCATGAAGCCAGCAATCCACTCTGCAACTACCAGCCCCGTCGCTTTAAAGACCAACGTGAAGAAAGAAGATGAAGGCAAGGCGGTGGACAGTGGCCTTTCGCCTGACCAGTTAGTACCGGACTCTGCAGCAGGGCTG GATGAGACCAGAAATGTATCTGACGGAAGACCACAGGCACTTTCTTTGCCATCTGACATCT GTACATTAAAGAACAAGATAGATCTACCCTCTGTCACAGCAGCCGAAGACTGTCTTCTGAATGGTGGTAAAGGGGATGAAGT CTTTGTGAAGAAGGAGACGATGAGCCAGAACTTAATGCAGTGGACTGTGGCAGATGTGGCCAGTTACTTCTCAGCTGCAGGCTTTCCAGATCAGGCTGTGGCGTTTCGAACACAG GAGATTGACGGGAAGTCCCTTCTCctaatgcagcgcagtgacgtgTTGACTGGTCTGTCTATCAGGCTCGGCCCTGCACTCAAAATCTACGAGCGCCATGTAAAGGTGCTGCAGAGGACCCACTTCTTGGAATACGAAGACCTCTGA